In Populus alba chromosome 9, ASM523922v2, whole genome shotgun sequence, a genomic segment contains:
- the LOC118045526 gene encoding E3 ubiquitin-protein ligase RSL1, giving the protein MEMESAVLTEQRREIEEAKTLNSDLDLAFNLQMQEAMTASLSILNHHPSTVSPSSSSAPKNEEAEAEAEAEAEDFDCCSTSFLEDIERLDQERKDREESENLMREMREDLDRRMHDQKVASEIMNIPDEEWEEYGDDYEDPFENGERVSLFKVYSKGVESEERIRDMKVIVGGIGVAICDSKDNLIFEVSKGIDVGAEGSSSNKSCAGVSVELQALIEGLNTAFALDLKNLTFFVDHSMLYQYVTGAVQPQNSKISTLVNQVSRLQKKFADCKPSLVACSDVKFAFRFAKDAIVSQITWPAENSKGKRKLKETCVICYEDTDVDHIFSVDGCFHRYCFPCMKQHVEVKLLQGTTAKCPHEGCKSEVSIETCGEFLDPKLVDIMSQRKKEASIAVTEKVYCPYPRCSALMSKSEVLEYTNSSFVGGEKSGARKCVKCHYFFCINCRVPWHYNMTCYDYKRSKPYPRREDKMLDSLAKRKLWRQCVMCKNMVELAEGCYHITCRCGYEFCYTCGAKWKNKKPTCSCPIWDERNIIRDGRRR; this is encoded by the exons ATGGAGATGGAGTCTGCAGTGCTGACGGAGCAACGCCGCGAAATCGAAGAGGCCAAAACCTTAAACTCTGATCTCGACTTGGCATTCAATCTCCAAATGCAAGAAGCGATGACAGCCTCCCTTTCCATCCTCAATCATCATCCCTCAACGGTCTCGCCATCTTCCTCCTCCGCTCCCAAAAAcgaagaagcagaagcagaagcagaagcagaagcagaagatTTCGACTGCTGCTCGACTTCTTTCCTGGAGGATATCGAGCGGCTGGATCAAGAACGCAAGGACCGTGAAGAAAGTGAGAATCTAatgagagaaatgagagaagatCTGGACCGTCGAATGCATGATCAAAAAGTCGCTAGCGAAATCATGAACATCCCTGACGAAGAATGGGAGGAATACGGAGATGATTACGAAGACCCGTTCGAGAATGGAGAGAGGGTTAGTTTATTCAAGGTGTATAGCAAGGGAGTGGAGAGTGAAGAGAGGATCAGGGATATGAAGGTAATTGTGGGTGGAATTGGAGTTGCCATTTGTGATTCTAAggataatttgatttttgaagttAGCAAGGGTATAGATGTTGGTGCAGAAGGCAGTAGTAGTAATAAGAGTTGTGCAGGGGTTTCAGTGGAGCTCCAGGCTTTGATTGAAGGGTTAAACACTGCTTTTGCTTTGGATTTGAAAAACCTCACCTTCTTTGTTGACCACTCTATGCTCTACCAATAT GTTACTGGTGCTGTTCAACCACAAAACAGTAAGATTTCGACCTTGGTGAATCAGGTGTCTCGTCTTCAGAAAAAGTTTGCAGATTGTAAGCCGTCCCTTGTAGCATGCTCTGATGTCAAGTTTGCATTTAGATTTGCAAAAGACGCCATAGTTTCTCAGATCACTTGGCCTGCAGAAAATAGCAAAGGCAAAAGGAAACTGAAAGAGACTTGTGTAATATGCTATGAAGATACAGATGTAGATCATATATTCTCAGTTGATGGCTGTTTTCATAGATATTGCTTTCCCTGTATGAAACAGCATGTTGAAGTGAAGTTACTTCAAGGGACAACGGCTAAGTGTCCTCATGAAGGCTGTAAATCTGAAGTTAGTATTGAGACTTGTGGGGAATTCCTGGACCCAAAATTAGTTGATATAATGAGCCAAAGGAAAAAGGAAGCTTCTATTGCTGTTACAGAGAAAGTTTACTGTCCATATCCAAGATGCTCTGCATTAATGTCAAAAAGTGAGGTGTTGGAATATACAAATTCTTCATTTGTTGGCGGTGAAAAATCTGGAGCCAGGAAATGTGTAAAATGTCATTACTTTTTCTGCATCAACTGCAGAGTTCCATGGCACTACAATATGACCTGTTATGATTATAAAAGATCTAAACCTTATCCCCGCAGGGAAGATAAGATGCTTGATAGCCTTGCAAAAAGAAAACTTTGGCGCCAATGTGTGATGTGCAAAAATATGGTGGAACTTGCTGAAGGCTGCTATCATATCACTTGCAG